The genomic window ATCCACGGTCGAGCAGTACCGTCAGGTCTTCAAGGAGCGCTTCAGCGAGGACCTCCTGCGCTCGCTGCGGGTCCAGGATCAAGTGGTCGATCGGCTGGTGACGGACCGCCTGATCCAGCAGCAGGCCGACCGGGAAGGCCTCCGCGTCTCGGACGAGGAGCTGGCCGAGGAGATCATGCGCATCAGCGCCTTCCAGACGGGCGGGCGCTTCTCGCGTGAACAATATCTCCGGGTCCTCGGCCGGGTCCAGCTCACCACCGCCGCCTTCGAGCAGGACGTCCGGTCCGAGCTCCTCCAGCGGAAGGTCCGGGCCCTCGTCACGGAAGGCGCCAAGGTCTCCGACGCCGAGCTGCGGCTCTACTGGGAGACGCAGCACGAGGGTGTCCGGGCCATCTACCTCCTGGTGACGCCCGAACCCTTCGTGGCGGGAATGGCGGTGACCGACGCCGAGCTCGAGACGTACCACAAGGCCCATCCCGCGGAGTTCACGCGGCCGGAGCGCCGGCGCGTCCTGGCGGCCCTGTTGCCGACGGCGAGCGTGTCCTTCCCGGCCGTGACGGACGCCGACGTCGAGGCGGCCTACAAGGAGCGGCGCCAGGAGTACGACCAGCCCATGCGGCTCAAGGTCGCCCACATCCTGGTGCGGGTCCCCAGCGTCGGCGGGAGCGAGGCCGAGGACCGCGCCAAGGCCAAGGCCGAAGAGGCCCTCCAGCGCGTCCGGGCCGGAGCGGACTTCGCCCAGGTGGCCCGTGACGTCTCCGAGGATACCGCCACCGCCCCGCGAGGTGGGGAGCTCGGGCCCGTCGCCCGCGGAGAGCTCGTCCCCCAGTTCGAGCAGCTCGCCTTCAGCCTCAAGCCCGGCGAGATCGGCGGCCCCGTGCGCACGCCGTTCGGCTACCACGTGATCAAGGTGCTCGACATCGTGCCGGCCTCGAAGAAGGAGCTCCGCGAGGTCGCGTCGGCCATCCGGGCCAGCCTCGCCGCCGAAGGGCAGCAGAAGGCCGCGCGGGAGAGGGCCCAGGAGGCCCAGCAGGCCCTGCTGGCCGCCAGGGACTTCGCGGCCGAGGCGCGGCGCCGGGGCCTCACCGTCCGCGAGGTCGGGCCGCTCGGCCGGACCGATCCGATCGAGGGAATCGGTCGCGCGCGGGAGGCGAGCGAGGCGATCTTCGCGCTGCCGCTCGACGGCGTGAGCGCCCCGGTCAAGGTGTCCGAGGGCTATGTGATCTTCCGGCTGATCGAGCGGGAGGCATCCCGGCTGTTGCCGCTCGCGGAGGTCCGCAACGAGGTCGCGGACAAGGTGCGGCGAGCGAAGGCCCTCGACGCCGCCAAGGCCAAGGCCGGCCAGCTCGCGGACGCCCTCCGGGCCGGCGAGGACCCGCGGGCGCTGGCCACGCGGGAGAGCGTGAGCCTGGGCGAGGCGGCGGCCCACTCGCGGGCCGAGCCGCTGCGCGACGCGGAGCTGGGGCAGGCGCTCGGCTCGCTGGCCCTCGAGCTCCCCGAGGGCGGGGTCGGAGACCCCGTGAGCAGCCCCAAGGGCTTCTACGTCGTGAAGGTCGTCGCCCGCGAGCATCCGGACCCGGCGAAGTTCGAGGCCGCGCGGCGCGAGCTCGAGAAGCAGCTCCTCGAGCAGAAGCGCAACCAGACCTGGGAAGGGTGGCTCGCCGCCGCCCGCGCCCGGGCAAAGATCGAGATCAACCGGAAGGTCCTGCCGCAGAGCCAGGCTGGGTAAGGCGAGGTCCGGCATGCGAGTTCGGAAGACCCACCAGGAGTTTCTGGCCCGCGCCCGGGTGGTGCGGGTGGCCACCGCCGACGCGAAGGGCGTGCCCCACGTGGTCCCGGTCTGCGCCGTCGTCGACGGCGGGCGGGTCTACATCGGCTCCGGTGACGACGCCCGC from Candidatus Methylomirabilota bacterium includes these protein-coding regions:
- a CDS encoding peptidyl-prolyl cis-trans isomerase, producing MRQSSRYFLAFVVITFVASLAYFGATQDRGGTTAVATVNGEEISATAYERAYRSTVEQYRQVFKERFSEDLLRSLRVQDQVVDRLVTDRLIQQQADREGLRVSDEELAEEIMRISAFQTGGRFSREQYLRVLGRVQLTTAAFEQDVRSELLQRKVRALVTEGAKVSDAELRLYWETQHEGVRAIYLLVTPEPFVAGMAVTDAELETYHKAHPAEFTRPERRRVLAALLPTASVSFPAVTDADVEAAYKERRQEYDQPMRLKVAHILVRVPSVGGSEAEDRAKAKAEEALQRVRAGADFAQVARDVSEDTATAPRGGELGPVARGELVPQFEQLAFSLKPGEIGGPVRTPFGYHVIKVLDIVPASKKELREVASAIRASLAAEGQQKAARERAQEAQQALLAARDFAAEARRRGLTVREVGPLGRTDPIEGIGRAREASEAIFALPLDGVSAPVKVSEGYVIFRLIEREASRLLPLAEVRNEVADKVRRAKALDAAKAKAGQLADALRAGEDPRALATRESVSLGEAAAHSRAEPLRDAELGQALGSLALELPEGGVGDPVSSPKGFYVVKVVAREHPDPAKFEAARRELEKQLLEQKRNQTWEGWLAAARARAKIEINRKVLPQSQAG